In Thiomonas arsenitoxydans, the genomic stretch ACTCCCCCTCCCAACCTCCCCCATTGCGTGGAGGAGGAGTAAAAAAAGGCGCGCTACTCCCTCCCCATTTGTGGGGAGGGCTGGGGTGGGGAGGATGTCGGCGCGGTGATTGGCATCACGCTAGGCGCCAGACAGGTTGTGGCGTTACAGGCTTGCACCCGCAGCGCCAGCGCGGCGCGCTGAGCGGGCGTCAGGGCGGGTAGATCCAGCGTCACCCGCCCTTCCCACACAGCAATACCCTGAGGGGCGAAAGCCGGACGAAACAGCAGCGGCGGCGGATAGCGCACCCCCGGCAGCGGCTGGCCGCCGACCAGCAGGGTGGTAGCGATCAAATTCGGCTCGGTAGCCGGGTTCGCGTTGATGTGAAAGCTCGGTGCGATGTGCAATTGCAGCCGGTCGCTCGCCAACCATTTCACCTGTACCCGGTCTGAGGAACATGCGCCTTGCGGCAGACCCGAGCAGTCTGCAGGCCGGATGCGAGCTATCTGCTGCGGCGACGCAAACACCGCTCGCCCCGCAGCACTACCCAGCGTCTGCAGCAGATCGGGCCAATCGAGCGGGCGCGCCTGCACTTGCAGCGCCAGGGGCCGCAGCGCGCGGCGCGCCGCATCAGCCCAATGCGCCTGCCCGGTGCGCTGCGCCAATTCAAGCAGCACGGCAATGGCCGCGCTCTGCCCCGAAGGCCGATGCACATCGCCCTGCAAGGGCGTGGGGAAGGGCAAGGCATCGGATGTGGGCGCCGAACGCAGGCTGCCATCTGGCGCGGCAAACCGCTGCAGCATGGCCGCGACCAGATCGCTGGCGCGCTGGCTCCAGCGCGCATCGTGCTGCACGCTGGCGAGGGTGAGATAGGCGCGGGCAAGCTCGGCGTAATCGTCGAGAAAACCGGGATTGCCGACGTGCCCGCCCGCCCATTGATGCACCAGCAGACGCTGACGCGGGTTCCAGGCGTGCTGCCACTCCCAGTCGGCCGCGCGCACGGCGGCCTCAGTCAGCGTGCGGTCGTCCAGCACCATGCCCGCCTGAGCCAGCGCGCGGATGGCCATCGCGTTGTCGGCGGTGACGATCTTGTCATCGCGCCGCGGCTGCGGGCGATGGTTGCGCGCGGCCAGCAGGGCGCGGCGCTGCGGCGCGAGTTGTTCCAGCCGCGCGACCCACTGCCCCTGCCGCAGCAGGTGCTCGGCCACGTCGCGCCGCTGGCGCAGCACGCCGGATTCGCTTCCCGGGTGCACGGTCGTGAGCGCATAGAGCGCAAACCACGCCTGCGCCTGCTGCGGGCCGAGCACGCCGTCGATCTGGGCGGTCGTCCACAGATCGGTGGCGCCTTCCACCCCGCCGGTCTCGGCGGCGATGGCCGTGGCGAACACGCCTTGTGGCAGGCGCAGATCGCGCAGCAAAAAGCGCGCGGTGCGCTGCGCCGTCCAGCGCAGGTCGGGCAGCCGGGTCTGCGCGTAGGCCCGCGCATAGACCGAGAGCAGTTGGGCGTTGTCCGACAGCATCATCTCGAAATGCGGCACCGACCAGCCGGGATCGACGGCGTAGCGGCGAAAACCGCCGCCGAGTTGATCCATCAGCCCGCCCTGCGCCATAGCCTGCAGCGTGAACACCGCGGCATACGTCGCTTTCGGCTCGCCCGCGCCGCCACGCGCCAACATCCAGGCCAGCAGCGGCGGCTGCGGAAAACGCGCGGCAGAAGTGGCTGAGGCGAAACCGCCGTCGAGGGCGTCGAAGCGGTGAAGCGCCTCGGTCTGCGCGGTCTGCGTCCAGGCCGCAGGGTCGATCGGCGCCGAGGCATCGCCCGAAATGGCCGCAGCTTGCATGGCCTGCGCGATCTGCGCGGCGATGCGCTTGACCTCGGCCGGATGCTGCGTCCAGTTCTTGTGCAAGGTCGCAAGCAGGGTGGGAAAGCCCTCCTGCTGCGCCGTGGCCTTGGGCGGGAAGTAGCTGCCGATGTAGAACGGCTGCAGATCGGGGGTGAGGAAGACATTGTTCGG encodes the following:
- a CDS encoding thioredoxin domain-containing protein, translating into MVSQHFPSGRSGWIAWLRGAALCFLFAGGVAAQAATPRTNHLSDSHDPYLQEHAHDPVDWYPWGAQALDEARRENKPIYLSIGYSACYWCHVAQRELYRNPQIAALMNRWFVNVLVDREQRPDIDHIYMLARQIMTRDSGWPNNVFLTPDLQPFYIGSYFPPKATAQQEGFPTLLATLHKNWTQHPAEVKRIAAQIAQAMQAAAISGDASAPIDPAAWTQTAQTEALHRFDALDGGFASATSAARFPQPPLLAWMLARGGAGEPKATYAAVFTLQAMAQGGLMDQLGGGFRRYAVDPGWSVPHFEMMLSDNAQLLSVYARAYAQTRLPDLRWTAQRTARFLLRDLRLPQGVFATAIAAETGGVEGATDLWTTAQIDGVLGPQQAQAWFALYALTTVHPGSESGVLRQRRDVAEHLLRQGQWVARLEQLAPQRRALLAARNHRPQPRRDDKIVTADNAMAIRALAQAGMVLDDRTLTEAAVRAADWEWQHAWNPRQRLLVHQWAGGHVGNPGFLDDYAELARAYLTLASVQHDARWSQRASDLVAAMLQRFAAPDGSLRSAPTSDALPFPTPLQGDVHRPSGQSAAIAVLLELAQRTGQAHWADAARRALRPLALQVQARPLDWPDLLQTLGSAAGRAVFASPQQIARIRPADCSGLPQGACSSDRVQVKWLASDRLQLHIAPSFHINANPATEPNLIATTLLVGGQPLPGVRYPPPLLFRPAFAPQGIAVWEGRVTLDLPALTPAQRAALALRVQACNATTCLAPSVMPITAPTSSPPQPSPQMGRE